The following are encoded together in the Janthinobacterium sp. Marseille genome:
- a CDS encoding DUF3567 domain-containing protein, with translation MNVIYNSEQYSVVEFGADDGQDALRFGGYEIMDKPAKREIFIAGASAESFRKNVRDLIATEPSVEEIDDFLANYDAFMSQALTIH, from the coding sequence ATGAACGTGATCTACAACAGCGAGCAGTACAGCGTCGTAGAATTCGGTGCTGATGACGGGCAGGACGCCCTGCGCTTTGGCGGCTATGAAATCATGGATAAGCCAGCCAAACGTGAAATATTCATCGCCGGTGCCTCGGCCGAGTCTTTCCGCAAAAATGTGCGCGACCTGATCGCGACAGAACCCAGCGTCGAAGAAATTGATGATTTCCTGGCAAATTACGATGCCTTCATGAGCCAGGCGCTGACGATACATTAA
- a CDS encoding response regulator, which produces MANILVVDDEMGIRELLSEILGDEGHVVATAENAQQARELRAAAKPDLVLLDIWMPDTDGVTLLKEWQRDGMLTMPVIMMSGHATIDTAVEATRIGALNFLEKPISLQKLLKAVQQGLTRGQEVTRIASMPVRAPIAATDSHHLPQDKVLPASSSQMYPAIASAPLMSADTQFFTASFELPLREARDAFERAYFEHHLGQEGGSMTRVAEKTGLERTHLYRKLKQLGVEPGKIAKKGV; this is translated from the coding sequence ATGGCAAATATTCTAGTTGTTGACGACGAAATGGGCATACGCGAATTGCTCTCGGAAATCCTCGGGGATGAGGGGCATGTCGTAGCGACCGCAGAGAATGCACAACAGGCGCGCGAACTGCGTGCCGCCGCCAAACCCGACCTGGTCCTGCTGGATATCTGGATGCCCGACACCGACGGCGTCACCCTGCTCAAGGAATGGCAGCGCGATGGCATGCTGACCATGCCGGTCATCATGATGTCCGGCCACGCGACGATAGATACCGCAGTCGAAGCAACCCGTATCGGTGCTCTCAACTTCCTCGAAAAGCCGATTTCGCTACAGAAATTATTGAAAGCGGTGCAACAGGGACTGACCCGCGGCCAGGAAGTCACACGCATCGCCAGCATGCCGGTACGCGCGCCTATCGCCGCCACCGACAGCCACCACCTGCCGCAAGACAAGGTACTGCCGGCCAGCTCCAGCCAGATGTATCCGGCTATCGCCAGCGCACCGCTGATGTCGGCCGATACGCAATTCTTCACCGCTTCCTTTGAGCTGCCATTGCGTGAAGCACGCGATGCATTTGAACGTGCTTACTTCGAACACCATCTGGGCCAGGAAGGCGGCAGCATGACGCGTGTGGCGGAGAAAACCGGCCTCGAACGCACCCACTTGTACCGCAAGCTCAAGCAACTCGGCGTAGAACCCGGGAAAATTGCGAAAAAAGGAGTATGA